Proteins from a genomic interval of Polaribacter sp. Q13:
- the rplM gene encoding 50S ribosomal protein L13 codes for MNTLSYKTVSANSATVNKEWVLVDADGQTLGRLASKVAKLIRGKNKPNFTPHVDCGDNVVIINAEKIVLTGNKWRDKSYIRHTGYPGGQRSLTATEMFEKDPTRLIEKAVKGMLPKNILGAALYRNLYVYAGTEHKHAGQAPKAINLNDLK; via the coding sequence ATGAACACATTAAGTTACAAAACAGTATCAGCAAACAGCGCTACCGTAAACAAGGAGTGGGTTTTAGTTGATGCAGACGGGCAAACGTTGGGTCGTCTAGCTTCTAAAGTAGCAAAGCTAATTAGAGGTAAAAACAAACCAAATTTTACTCCTCACGTAGATTGTGGAGATAACGTGGTTATCATCAACGCAGAAAAAATTGTTTTAACTGGTAACAAATGGAGAGACAAATCTTACATTCGTCACACAGGGTATCCAGGAGGACAAAGATCGTTAACTGCAACAGAAATGTTTGAGAAAGATCCTACAAGATTAATCGAAAAAGCAGTAAAAGGAATGTTACCTAAAAATATTTTAGGAGCAGCACTTTACAGAAACTTGTATGTATATGCAGGTACAGAGCACAAACACGCAGGTCAAGCACCTAAAGCTATTAACCTTAACGATCTTAAATAA
- the rpsI gene encoding 30S ribosomal protein S9, with protein sequence MDIVHKIGRRKTAVARIYLSEGTGNITVNKKDYKSYFTTGTLQYKVQQPLMLTENLESYDIKVNVYGGGVTGQAEAIRLAITRALVHIDAEHRLVLKPEGLLTRDPRMVERKKFGQKKARKKFQFSKR encoded by the coding sequence ATGGATATAGTACATAAAATCGGTAGAAGAAAAACAGCTGTTGCTCGTATTTACCTTTCTGAAGGAACAGGAAACATTACAGTAAACAAAAAAGATTACAAAAGCTACTTTACTACTGGAACTTTACAGTATAAAGTACAACAACCTTTAATGTTAACAGAAAACTTAGAATCTTATGATATCAAAGTTAATGTTTACGGTGGTGGTGTAACAGGACAAGCAGAAGCTATTCGTTTAGCAATTACAAGAGCTTTAGTTCATATTGATGCAGAGCACAGGTTAGTATTGAAACCAGAAGGTTTATTAACTCGTGATCCAAGAATGGTTGAACGTAAGAAATTCGGTCAGAAAAAAGCACGTAAAAAATTCCAATTCTCGAAACGTTAA
- the rpsB gene encoding 30S ribosomal protein S2 — MANVNIQELLDSGVHFGHLTRKWNPNMAPYIYTERNGVHIIDLYKTAAKIEETSEALKKIANSGRKILFVATKKQAKDIVAEKAKAVNMPFITERWPGGMLTNFVTIRKAVKKMAHIDRMKLDGSFDALSKREKLQINRQREKLEKNLGSISDMTRLPGALFVVDIKKEHIAVAEAQKLSIPIFAMVDTNSDPRLVDFIIPANDDASKSIDKVLSFVTDAIAEGLSDRKADKEKVKETKEVAAPKAEKAAPVVEEAKAEVTETPAEEKK; from the coding sequence ATGGCAAACGTAAACATTCAAGAATTATTAGATAGTGGTGTACACTTTGGACACTTAACTAGAAAATGGAACCCAAACATGGCTCCATACATTTATACAGAACGTAATGGTGTACACATCATCGATTTGTATAAAACAGCAGCAAAAATAGAAGAAACTTCAGAAGCTTTAAAAAAGATCGCTAACTCTGGACGTAAAATTTTATTTGTAGCTACTAAAAAGCAAGCAAAAGATATTGTTGCAGAAAAAGCAAAAGCAGTAAACATGCCTTTCATTACAGAAAGATGGCCAGGTGGTATGTTAACTAACTTTGTAACTATTAGAAAAGCTGTTAAGAAAATGGCTCATATTGATAGAATGAAGTTAGATGGTTCTTTTGATGCATTATCTAAAAGAGAAAAATTACAAATCAATCGTCAGAGAGAAAAATTAGAAAAGAATTTAGGTTCTATTTCTGATATGACTCGTTTACCTGGTGCATTATTTGTAGTAGATATTAAAAAAGAGCACATTGCTGTAGCAGAAGCTCAAAAATTAAGCATTCCAATTTTTGCAATGGTTGATACAAACTCTGATCCTAGATTAGTAGATTTTATCATTCCAGCAAATGATGATGCTTCTAAGTCTATAGACAAAGTATTATCTTTTGTAACTGATGCAATTGCAGAAGGTTTATCAGATAGAAAAGCAGACAAAGAGAAAGTAAAAGAAACTAAAGAAGTTGCAGCTCCAAAGGCAGAAAAAGCAGCTCCTGTAGTTGAAGAAGCGAAAGCTGAAGTTACTGAAACTCCTGCTGAAGAAAAAAAATAA
- the tsf gene encoding translation elongation factor Ts, with translation METVKISAADVKKLREATGAGMMDCKKALVESVGDFDKAIDILRKKGQKIAAKRADRESSEGVAVTKINADNTAGVAIVLACETDFVGKNDAFVALGAQFAEIALNCVDKEAFLAADFGGMTVADKLIEQTGVIGEKLEITAFEKIEAAYVGAYTHIGKIAALVGLTAAVDNADVLSKDVAMQVASMGATSLSYKDFDPAFVAAETEARIAVIEKDNIELGRLGKTLKNVPQFISMSQLSEEVLAKAEEAAKAELAAEGKPEKIWDRILPGKMERFISDNTTLDLEQCLLDQAFIKDEKKNVAQYVKTYGDVEVSGFKRVTLG, from the coding sequence ATGGAAACAGTAAAGATTAGTGCTGCTGATGTTAAAAAATTAAGAGAAGCAACTGGAGCTGGAATGATGGACTGTAAAAAGGCATTAGTAGAGTCTGTTGGTGATTTTGATAAAGCAATTGATATTTTACGTAAAAAAGGTCAAAAAATTGCTGCAAAAAGAGCAGATAGAGAATCTAGCGAAGGTGTTGCAGTAACTAAAATCAATGCTGATAATACTGCTGGTGTAGCAATTGTATTAGCTTGTGAAACTGATTTTGTTGGTAAAAACGATGCTTTTGTAGCTTTAGGAGCTCAATTTGCTGAAATCGCATTAAACTGCGTAGATAAAGAAGCTTTTTTAGCTGCTGATTTTGGTGGAATGACTGTTGCTGATAAATTAATTGAGCAAACTGGTGTTATTGGAGAAAAGTTAGAGATAACAGCTTTTGAGAAAATCGAAGCTGCTTATGTTGGTGCTTATACTCACATTGGTAAAATTGCTGCTTTAGTTGGTTTAACTGCTGCTGTAGATAATGCAGATGTTTTATCTAAAGACGTAGCTATGCAAGTAGCTTCTATGGGTGCAACATCTCTATCTTACAAAGATTTTGATCCTGCATTTGTTGCTGCTGAAACAGAAGCAAGAATTGCTGTGATTGAAAAAGATAATATTGAATTAGGAAGATTAGGAAAAACGTTGAAAAACGTTCCTCAATTTATTTCTATGTCTCAATTATCTGAAGAAGTTTTAGCAAAAGCTGAAGAAGCTGCAAAAGCAGAATTAGCTGCAGAAGGAAAACCAGAAAAAATCTGGGATAGAATTTTACCTGGAAAAATGGAAAGATTCATTTCTGATAACACAACTTTAGATTTAGAGCAATGTCTTTTAGACCAAGCTTTTATTAAAGATGAAAAGAAAAATGTTGCACAATATGTTAAAACATATGGTGATGTTGAAGTAAGTGGATTCAAAAGAGTTACTTTAGGATAA
- the pyrH gene encoding UMP kinase gives MQYKRILLKLSGEALMGDRQYGIDPKRLAEYAKEIKEVVQKGIEVAIVIGGGNIFRGVAGAANGMDRVQGDHMGMLATCINGLALQSALEDEDVHTRLQTALEIKEVAEPYIKRKAIRHLEKGRVVIFGAGTGNPYFTTDTAAVLRAIEIDADAILKGTRVDGIYDVDPEKNKDAIKFENITFKDVIKKGLKVMDMTAFTLSEENKLPIIVFDMNTYGNLLKLVSGEKIGTIVNTQ, from the coding sequence ATGCAATACAAAAGAATTCTTTTAAAATTAAGTGGAGAAGCTTTAATGGGCGACAGACAATACGGAATTGATCCTAAACGTTTAGCTGAATACGCAAAAGAAATTAAAGAAGTAGTACAAAAAGGAATAGAAGTTGCCATTGTAATTGGCGGTGGAAATATCTTTAGAGGTGTTGCTGGTGCTGCAAATGGTATGGATCGCGTACAAGGAGACCACATGGGTATGTTAGCAACCTGTATTAACGGCTTAGCCTTGCAAAGTGCCTTAGAAGATGAAGATGTTCATACGCGTTTGCAAACAGCTTTAGAAATTAAAGAAGTTGCAGAACCTTATATTAAAAGAAAAGCAATTCGTCACTTAGAAAAAGGAAGAGTTGTAATCTTTGGAGCCGGAACAGGAAACCCATACTTTACAACAGATACAGCTGCAGTTCTTAGAGCTATAGAAATAGACGCAGATGCTATCTTAAAAGGAACCCGTGTAGACGGAATCTATGATGTAGATCCAGAAAAAAATAAAGATGCTATCAAATTTGAAAATATTACATTTAAAGATGTCATTAAAAAAGGCCTTAAAGTAATGGATATGACAGCATTTACATTAAGTGAAGAAAATAAATTACCAATAATTGTTTTTGATATGAATACATACGGAAACCTATTAAAATTAGTTTCTGGTGAAAAAATTGGTACGATAGTTAATACTCAATAA
- the frr gene encoding ribosome recycling factor — protein sequence MNEEIEFILDSAKEAMNNAIEHLVKELRTIRAGKATPAMLANVMVDYYGAQTPLSQIANVTTPDPRTIAVQPWEKNMLQPIEKAIMVANLGFNPMNNGDIIMINVPPLTEERRIGLAKQAKAEAEHAKVGIRNARKDANNDIKKTDVSDDLKKVSEDDIQNLTNTFVKQIEEKLAVKEVEIMKV from the coding sequence ATGAACGAAGAAATTGAATTTATTCTTGATAGCGCTAAAGAAGCGATGAATAATGCTATTGAGCATTTAGTTAAAGAATTACGTACTATTAGAGCTGGTAAGGCTACACCTGCAATGTTAGCAAATGTAATGGTAGATTATTATGGAGCTCAAACTCCATTAAGTCAAATTGCAAATGTTACTACACCAGATCCAAGAACAATAGCTGTACAACCTTGGGAAAAAAACATGTTACAACCTATAGAGAAAGCCATAATGGTTGCTAATCTTGGTTTTAACCCAATGAACAATGGAGACATTATTATGATTAATGTACCACCGTTAACAGAAGAAAGAAGAATCGGTTTAGCAAAACAAGCAAAAGCCGAGGCAGAACATGCTAAAGTTGGTATTAGAAATGCTCGTAAAGATGCTAATAATGACATCAAAAAAACTGATGTTTCTGATGATTTAAAAAAAGTATCTGAAGATGATATCCAAAACCTAACTAATACTTTTGTTAAACAGATAGAAGAAAAACTAGCTGTTAAAGAAGTAGAAATAATGAAGGTTTAA
- a CDS encoding RND family transporter yields the protein MNFWTKVAGLILRNRYIVLLGIAIITGLLASQMKYMKFSYTEANLLPEDHEANLQYNKFLKIFGEEGNLVILGVKDATVFTPKKFNAWNNLVQQFDSLDEIDFTISIADIKKLKADRKKRKFILEPLYETEPTTKEEVNNIKKQLFEKLPFYDNLLYNKETGTLQTAIYIKKSIINTPKRRDFIFNILVPTIKKFEKENNLDVRVSGMPYIRTLNAQNIQDEILLFVAGALGITAIIFFFFFRSFRATFITLLVVMIGVVWAFGFIGWFGYEITVLSALIPPLIIVIGVPNAVFLINKYQQEIKKHGQQAKALQRVISKVGNATLMTNITTASGFATFVFVKSSLLREFGILASVNIISIFILALLIIPILYSFMPLPKKKHLNHLETKWIENVVNWMEKTVKNKRITIYFATVIVIITAIIGVYKIKVSGSLIEDMPKSLEFYQDIKFFETEFGGIMPLEILVDTKKEKGVMNLSTLKKMEKINEAIETFPELSKPISITNVVKYSKQAYYNGNPKYYQLPTSQEQSYILAYTKNSNSEAGMLKNFVDSTGRYARITTFMKDIGTEKMNVIQERLKDVIAKEFPSDKYDVSITGKALVFIKGTNYLIHNLVISLSLAIFLIAIFMAWMFRSPPMILISLIPNILPLLITAGLMGFIGIPIKPSTILVFSIAFGISVDDTIHFLAKYRQELIANNWRVKHSVYAALRETGVSMFYTSIVLFFGFLTFTLSSFGGTIALGGLVSITLLLAMVSNLLLLPSLLLTFEKKIANKKVFKEPSIRIIPPEEDKIDE from the coding sequence ATGAATTTTTGGACAAAAGTTGCTGGCCTTATCTTAAGAAACCGTTATATAGTTTTACTAGGTATTGCAATCATTACAGGCTTATTAGCATCACAAATGAAGTATATGAAATTCTCATATACAGAAGCCAATTTATTACCCGAAGATCATGAAGCCAATTTACAATACAATAAGTTTCTAAAAATTTTTGGTGAAGAAGGTAACTTAGTTATTTTAGGAGTTAAAGACGCTACTGTTTTTACTCCAAAAAAGTTTAATGCTTGGAATAACTTAGTACAACAATTTGATAGTTTAGACGAAATAGATTTCACCATTTCTATTGCAGATATTAAAAAATTAAAAGCAGATAGAAAAAAAAGAAAATTTATATTAGAGCCTTTATACGAAACCGAACCTACTACCAAAGAAGAAGTTAACAACATAAAAAAACAGCTTTTCGAAAAACTACCTTTCTACGATAATCTACTATATAACAAAGAAACAGGTACACTACAAACCGCTATTTATATAAAGAAATCTATTATAAATACACCCAAACGTAGAGATTTCATTTTTAATATTTTAGTACCCACAATTAAAAAATTTGAGAAAGAAAATAACCTAGACGTACGTGTTTCTGGAATGCCCTATATTAGAACACTAAATGCTCAAAATATACAAGATGAAATTTTACTCTTTGTAGCTGGTGCCTTAGGTATTACCGCTATTATTTTCTTCTTTTTCTTCCGTTCTTTTAGAGCTACTTTTATTACACTATTGGTAGTGATGATTGGTGTTGTTTGGGCCTTTGGTTTTATAGGATGGTTCGGTTATGAAATAACAGTATTGTCTGCATTAATACCTCCATTAATTATTGTAATTGGAGTACCTAATGCAGTATTTTTAATTAATAAATATCAACAAGAAATAAAAAAACACGGTCAACAGGCAAAAGCATTACAACGTGTAATTTCTAAAGTAGGTAATGCTACCTTAATGACCAATATTACAACTGCATCTGGTTTTGCTACCTTTGTTTTTGTAAAAAGTAGTTTGCTTCGCGAATTCGGAATCTTAGCCTCTGTAAACATCATTAGTATTTTTATTTTGGCCTTATTAATTATACCTATTTTGTATAGTTTTATGCCACTTCCTAAGAAGAAACATTTAAATCATCTTGAAACCAAGTGGATTGAAAATGTAGTGAATTGGATGGAAAAAACAGTGAAAAACAAAAGAATTACTATTTATTTTGCCACAGTTATTGTTATAATTACTGCAATTATAGGCGTTTATAAGATAAAGGTATCTGGTAGTTTAATTGAAGATATGCCCAAAAGTTTAGAATTTTATCAAGATATAAAATTCTTTGAAACTGAGTTTGGAGGTATCATGCCTTTAGAAATTTTAGTGGATACTAAAAAAGAAAAAGGCGTTATGAATTTATCCACCTTAAAAAAGATGGAAAAGATAAACGAAGCCATAGAAACTTTTCCGGAGCTTTCTAAACCAATTTCTATCACTAATGTAGTAAAGTACTCTAAACAAGCGTACTACAACGGAAATCCGAAGTATTATCAATTACCAACAAGTCAAGAGCAAAGTTACATTTTAGCCTATACAAAAAACTCAAATAGTGAAGCTGGCATGCTTAAAAACTTTGTAGATTCTACAGGGCGTTATGCTAGAATAACTACTTTTATGAAAGATATTGGTACAGAAAAGATGAACGTAATTCAAGAACGTTTAAAAGACGTTATTGCTAAAGAATTTCCATCAGACAAATATGATGTTTCCATTACCGGAAAAGCCTTAGTTTTTATAAAAGGAACCAATTATTTAATACATAATCTAGTTATTTCATTATCCTTAGCAATTTTCTTAATTGCCATTTTTATGGCTTGGATGTTTAGATCTCCACCAATGATCCTTATATCTTTAATACCAAATATATTACCATTACTTATTACGGCTGGATTAATGGGTTTCATTGGTATTCCTATTAAACCATCAACTATTTTAGTATTTAGTATTGCTTTTGGTATTTCTGTAGATGATACCATCCACTTTTTAGCCAAATATCGTCAAGAATTAATAGCTAATAACTGGCGTGTAAAACATTCTGTTTATGCGGCTCTTAGAGAAACAGGAGTAAGTATGTTCTATACTTCTATTGTTTTATTTTTTGGGTTTTTAACTTTTACGCTTTCTAGTTTTGGAGGTACCATTGCATTAGGAGGTTTGGTTTCTATCACATTATTATTAGCAATGGTTTCTAACTTGTTATTATTACCTTCTTTGTTATTAACTTTTGAAAAGAAAATAGCCAACAAAAAAGTATTTAAAGAACCATCAATAAGAATTATTCCTCCAGAGGAGGATAAAATAGATGAGTAA
- the asnS gene encoding asparagine--tRNA ligase, which translates to MINSNVAELLKSEGLLLQEVQLKGWVRTFRSNRFIALNDGTTINNIQCVIDFENTDEETLKRITTGAAICIKGTLAASQGKGQSVEIQVSEIEILGDSNPDEYPIQPKKHSFEFLRENAHLRVRTNTFSAVMRVRSKLSFAVHQYFQERDFNYVNTPIVTGSDAEGAGEMFRVTTFKDNEAPVTEDGKIDYTKDFFGKETNLTVSGQLEAETFAMALGKAYTFGPTFRAENSNTTRHLAEFWMIEPEVAFMDLDGNMDLAEDFIKYVINYVLDKCEDDLAFLDQRLTQEEKSKPQAQRSEMCLLDKLKFVVDNNFKRVSYTEAIDILRNSKPNKKKKFQFPINEWGADLQSEHERFLVEKHFKCPVILFDYPADIKAFYMRLNDDGKTVRAMDVLFPGIGEIVGGSQREERYDVLVDKMKALGIEEKELWWYLDLRKFGTAVHSGFGLGFERLVQFTTGMNNIRDVIPFPRTPQNAEF; encoded by the coding sequence ATGATAAACAGCAACGTTGCCGAGCTTTTAAAGTCGGAAGGATTATTACTACAAGAAGTACAACTAAAAGGATGGGTAAGAACTTTTAGAAGCAATCGTTTTATTGCACTAAACGATGGTACTACTATTAACAATATACAATGTGTTATCGATTTTGAAAACACAGATGAAGAAACACTAAAAAGAATTACAACTGGTGCCGCTATTTGTATAAAAGGTACTTTGGCAGCAAGCCAAGGTAAAGGTCAGTCTGTAGAAATTCAGGTTTCAGAAATTGAAATTTTGGGAGATTCTAATCCAGATGAATACCCAATTCAGCCTAAAAAACACAGTTTCGAATTTTTAAGAGAAAATGCACACTTACGTGTAAGAACAAACACTTTTAGCGCTGTAATGCGTGTACGTTCTAAATTGTCTTTTGCTGTGCATCAGTATTTTCAAGAGAGAGATTTTAACTACGTAAACACTCCAATTGTTACGGGTTCTGATGCGGAAGGAGCAGGAGAAATGTTTAGAGTTACTACATTTAAAGACAATGAAGCACCCGTTACAGAAGATGGTAAAATTGACTATACTAAAGATTTTTTTGGTAAGGAAACCAACCTAACCGTTTCTGGTCAGTTAGAAGCAGAAACTTTTGCAATGGCATTAGGAAAAGCATATACATTTGGACCAACATTTAGAGCAGAAAACTCGAACACAACTCGCCATTTAGCAGAGTTTTGGATGATAGAACCAGAGGTTGCCTTTATGGATCTAGATGGTAATATGGATTTAGCAGAAGACTTTATTAAATATGTTATCAACTATGTTTTAGATAAGTGTGAAGATGATTTAGCTTTTCTAGATCAACGATTAACACAAGAAGAAAAAAGCAAGCCGCAAGCACAAAGAAGCGAAATGTGTTTGTTAGATAAATTAAAGTTTGTAGTAGATAATAACTTTAAAAGAGTTTCTTATACTGAGGCAATTGATATTTTACGTAATTCAAAACCAAATAAAAAGAAAAAATTTCAGTTCCCAATTAATGAATGGGGAGCAGATTTACAGTCTGAGCACGAACGTTTCTTAGTAGAAAAACACTTTAAATGTCCTGTTATATTGTTTGATTACCCTGCAGACATCAAAGCTTTTTACATGCGTTTAAATGATGACGGTAAAACAGTAAGAGCTATGGATGTATTATTTCCTGGAATTGGAGAAATAGTTGGAGGATCTCAAAGAGAAGAGCGTTATGATGTTTTAGTTGATAAAATGAAAGCTCTAGGTATCGAAGAAAAAGAATTGTGGTGGTATTTAGATTTAAGAAAATTTGGAACAGCAGTGCACTCTGGTTTTGGATTAGGTTTTGAAAGACTAGTACAATTTACAACAGGAATGAATAATATAAGAGATGTAATTCCGTTTCCTAGAACTCCACAAAATGCTGAATTTTAA
- the rpoN gene encoding RNA polymerase factor sigma-54 — translation MLKQSLQYKLLQKLSPQQIQLMKLIQLPTQAFEERLKQEIEENPALDTGKDESDTIDDDLSNEYDDAGTEKIEAEDINIDDYLSDDEIPSYKTQANNYSADDEEKNVPYAAGTSFHQSLKNQLSTYSFNDEELAIAEFLVGSIDDSGYIRREIIDLVDDLAFTENVFTTEEKVISILKRVVHTLDPIGVGARDLKECLIIQLKRKGSNKIRSLAIEILETAFDHFVKKHYKKLQEKFNISEEELKEINKEISKLNPKPGSSYAGNNKIAEQIVPDFSIKLVDGELDLVLNSRNAPELHISREYNNMLKGYQEATVKSKSQKDAVFFIKQKLDSAKWFIDAIKQRQQTLLVTMNTIMQYQYDYFLTGDERKLKPMILKDIADKINMDVSTVSRVANSKYVSTPYGTKLIKEFFSESMKNDQGEDVSTKEIKKILETVVLEENKKKPLTDEKLAAILKEKGYPIARRTIAKYREQLGLPVARLRKEI, via the coding sequence ATGCTGAAACAAAGTTTACAATACAAGCTATTACAAAAATTATCTCCTCAACAAATACAGTTGATGAAGTTAATTCAATTGCCTACGCAAGCTTTTGAGGAACGCCTAAAGCAAGAAATAGAAGAAAACCCTGCTTTAGATACAGGTAAAGACGAATCTGACACCATAGATGATGATTTATCTAATGAATATGATGATGCTGGAACAGAAAAAATTGAAGCAGAAGACATAAATATTGATGATTACTTGAGTGATGATGAAATACCTAGCTACAAAACTCAAGCTAACAATTACTCTGCAGATGATGAAGAAAAGAATGTACCTTATGCCGCAGGAACAAGTTTTCATCAATCCTTAAAAAATCAATTAAGCACCTATAGCTTTAATGATGAAGAACTTGCTATAGCAGAATTTTTGGTTGGCAGTATAGATGACAGTGGTTATATTAGAAGAGAAATAATAGACTTAGTAGACGACTTAGCTTTTACAGAAAATGTATTTACAACAGAAGAAAAAGTAATATCTATATTAAAAAGAGTAGTTCATACTTTAGATCCTATTGGTGTTGGAGCCAGAGATTTAAAAGAATGTTTAATTATACAACTTAAAAGAAAAGGAAGTAACAAAATTAGAAGCTTAGCTATTGAGATTTTAGAGACGGCTTTTGATCATTTTGTAAAAAAACACTATAAAAAACTACAAGAAAAGTTTAATATTTCTGAAGAAGAATTAAAAGAAATAAATAAAGAAATTTCTAAATTAAACCCAAAACCCGGAAGTTCTTATGCCGGTAATAACAAAATTGCAGAACAAATAGTTCCAGACTTTTCTATAAAATTAGTTGATGGTGAATTAGATTTAGTTTTAAACTCTAGAAATGCACCTGAATTGCATATTTCTAGAGAGTATAATAATATGCTAAAAGGATATCAAGAAGCAACTGTTAAAAGTAAATCTCAAAAAGATGCAGTATTCTTTATCAAACAAAAATTAGATTCTGCAAAATGGTTTATTGACGCTATTAAACAACGTCAGCAAACTCTTTTAGTTACTATGAATACTATTATGCAGTATCAGTATGACTATTTCTTAACAGGTGATGAGCGCAAGTTAAAACCTATGATTTTAAAAGATATTGCCGATAAAATTAATATGGATGTTTCTACCGTATCTAGAGTTGCCAATAGTAAGTATGTTTCTACACCTTATGGTACAAAATTAATCAAAGAATTCTTCTCTGAATCTATGAAAAATGACCAAGGAGAAGATGTTTCTACTAAAGAGATTAAGAAAATACTGGAAACTGTAGTACTAGAAGAAAATAAGAAAAAACCTCTAACAGACGAAAAACTAGCTGCAATTTTAAAAGAAAAAGGATATCCTATTGCTAGAAGAACTATTGCAAAGTATAGAGAACAGTTAGGTTTACCTGTAGCACGACTAAGAAAAGAAATTTAG
- a CDS encoding porin family protein — translation MKTTLTLLLLLLNVIGSFAQKDSLELGNRYADDQIYVTVSYAQFFDQPTEISKSNFSYSLSLGFLKDVILNKQGSISVAAGVGYGFDFFNHKLKVTEINNTTAFTSDDEISANLFKSHNLEFPLELRWRTSTANKYSFWRVYAGIKFLYNLSNTFQFEDATGTTFKYSDVSNYNKFQYGLTLSTGYDEFNINLYYGLTPIFNNSTINGEVINSKVLKFGLIFYIL, via the coding sequence ATGAAAACAACGCTTACTTTACTTTTATTGTTATTGAATGTAATTGGATCTTTTGCTCAGAAAGATTCCTTAGAACTAGGGAATAGATATGCAGATGATCAAATTTATGTTACAGTTTCTTACGCTCAGTTTTTTGACCAACCAACAGAAATTTCTAAAAGTAATTTTTCTTATTCACTATCTCTAGGGTTTCTAAAAGATGTAATTTTAAATAAACAAGGTAGTATATCTGTAGCTGCTGGTGTAGGGTATGGATTCGATTTTTTTAATCATAAGTTAAAAGTAACAGAAATAAATAATACGACAGCTTTTACTAGTGATGATGAGATTAGTGCAAATTTGTTTAAATCTCATAACTTAGAATTTCCGTTAGAATTAAGATGGAGAACTTCTACAGCGAATAAGTATAGTTTTTGGAGAGTATATGCAGGTATTAAATTCTTATATAATTTATCTAATACATTTCAATTTGAGGATGCTACAGGAACTACTTTTAAGTATTCAGATGTTTCTAATTACAATAAATTTCAGTACGGTTTAACACTTTCTACGGGCTATGATGAATTTAATATAAACCTATATTATGGTCTAACCCCAATTTTTAATAATAGTACTATTAACGGGGAAGTAATAAATTCTAAAGTATTAAAATTTGGTTTAATTTTTTATATTCTATAA
- a CDS encoding biopolymer transporter ExbD: MSKFRKKKKGMPAVNTAALPDIVFMLLFFFMVTTTMRETSLQIDAPRLPSATEVKKLEHKSLVTTIYVGKAKDTKYGTSYNRIQLNDKIGSADDVPAFIINARSKVSEAEVPFMTTSIKADKESSVGTITDIRLKLRDVGALKISYSASKKTE, translated from the coding sequence ATGTCTAAATTTAGAAAAAAGAAAAAAGGAATGCCAGCAGTAAATACTGCTGCTTTACCAGATATTGTATTTATGTTGTTGTTCTTTTTCATGGTAACTACTACAATGAGAGAAACTTCTTTACAGATTGATGCTCCAAGGTTGCCTTCTGCTACAGAAGTAAAAAAATTGGAACATAAAAGTTTGGTAACTACCATTTACGTTGGTAAAGCAAAAGATACTAAATATGGAACCAGTTATAATAGAATTCAATTAAATGACAAAATTGGTTCTGCTGATGATGTTCCTGCTTTTATTATAAATGCAAGATCTAAGGTTTCTGAAGCAGAAGTGCCATTTATGACAACTTCTATTAAAGCAGATAAAGAATCTAGTGTAGGTACAATTACTGATATTAGATTAAAATTAAGAGACGTAGGTGCTCTTAAAATTAGTTATTCTGCTTCAAAAAAGACTGAGTAA